From the genome of Eublepharis macularius isolate TG4126 chromosome 12, MPM_Emac_v1.0, whole genome shotgun sequence, one region includes:
- the CACNG6 gene encoding voltage-dependent calcium channel gamma-6 subunit yields the protein MMWPNFFLQDEEQRMAMRTRAGGKRRKILTDEQEGKIKLAFFVAIVGMTLTVLAVGTEFWVELNTYKQNHTAICEAAHYGLWKFCYKRLWVEDIEEQRATCGPAELPGEANCSYFKFFTTGENAHIFQRTTKKELNITAAVVSLLSITLMAMGSLCITMALSKGVEFLLKPASIFFIISGIMVLVCLEVFRHSVRWLITSDETVPLEYEYSWSVACAVAAGAILIFGGGCFILLSIPDLPKKPWEYCIKGRSSSSTS from the exons ATGATGTGGCCTAATTTTTTCCTTCAAGATGAGGAACAGCGTATGGCAATGCGCACGCGGGCTGGGGGCAAGAGGCGCAAGATACTGACCGATGAGCAAGAGGGGAAGATCAAGCTGGCCTTCTTTGTGGCCATTGTGGGGATGACTCTGACGGTGTTGGCTGTGGGCACGGAATTCTGGGTGGAACTCAATACCTACAAGCAGAACCACACAGCCATCTGCGAGGCGGCCCACTACGGCCTTTGGAAATTCTGCTACAAAAGACTCTGGGTGGAGGATATAGAGGAGCAACGGGCGACCTGTGGACCTGCAGAGCTGCCTGGAG AAGCCAACTGTTCTTATTTCAAGTTCTTCACCACTGGGGAGAATGCCCATATCTTCCAGAGGACAACTAAAAAAG AGTTGAACATTACGGCTGCTGTCGTGTCTCTTCTCAGCATCACGCTCATGGCCATGGGCTCACTCTGCATCACTATGGCGCTGAGCAAAGGAGTCGAATTCCTCCTGAAACCAGCATCCATTTTCTTTATCATATCAG gTATCATGGTATTGGTGTGCCTGGAGGTTTTCCGGCACTCAGTCCGGTGGCTTATCACCTCTGATGAGACCGTCCCATTGGAGTACGAGTATTCCTGGTCTGTGGCTTGTGCTGTGGCCGCTGGAGCCATCCTGATCTTTGGCGGAGGCTGTTTTATCCTTCTGTCCATCCCAGACTTACctaaaaagccctgggaatactgtatcaaaggcagaagcagcagcagcacttcctAA